Proteins co-encoded in one Spirosoma endbachense genomic window:
- a CDS encoding SDR family NAD(P)-dependent oxidoreductase produces the protein MNTLTGKIALVTGGNSGIGYAAANELKQQGAQVIITGRRKEAVEKAATDLDVTGVVADQGQLAAVDELAAFVKDRYGKIDILIINAGVLGGASIVQATEEAFDTVFNVNFKGAYFTLSRFIPLLNDGGSVVFLSSNTVSMDGANSSIYSSSKAALNAIMRIAAVELAPRHIRVNSISPGPTQTEILKKAGNADDQLQQLNNWMIDRIPLKQIGKAEDVGKRVAYFSSDAASFITGAELIMDGGMSLKR, from the coding sequence ATGAATACGCTAACAGGAAAAATAGCGCTGGTTACGGGCGGAAATAGTGGCATTGGTTATGCCGCAGCTAACGAATTAAAACAACAGGGAGCCCAGGTCATCATTACCGGTCGGCGAAAAGAGGCCGTTGAGAAGGCCGCTACCGACTTAGACGTCACAGGTGTAGTGGCTGATCAAGGGCAGCTTGCCGCTGTAGACGAACTGGCTGCTTTTGTAAAGGATAGGTACGGAAAAATTGATATTCTCATTATCAACGCTGGTGTACTGGGTGGCGCTAGTATTGTGCAAGCAACGGAAGAAGCATTTGATACCGTATTTAACGTCAATTTCAAAGGGGCTTACTTTACCCTAAGCCGGTTTATCCCCTTACTCAATGACGGTGGATCCGTCGTCTTTCTTTCGTCTAACACAGTCAGTATGGACGGGGCTAATTCGTCTATTTACTCGTCTAGCAAGGCGGCTTTAAATGCCATTATGCGGATTGCGGCTGTCGAACTGGCTCCCCGCCACATTCGGGTAAACAGTATAAGCCCAGGACCCACTCAAACCGAGATTCTTAAGAAGGCGGGTAATGCCGATGATCAATTACAGCAGCTGAACAATTGGATGATTGACCGTATACCACTTAAACAGATAGGTAAAGCCGAGGATGTTGGTAAACGGGTGGCTTACTTCAGTAGTGATGCGGCTAGCTTCATTACCGGTGCTGAACTGATCATGGATGGTGGCATGAGCCTGAAGAGATAA
- a CDS encoding quinone oxidoreductase family protein → MKAAVLHQLGTSPIYSDFPEPVPQTDEQLIVHVKAAAVHNLDKGRASGKHYANYSNLPTVVGFDGVGTLEDGSRVYAQGVTGMIAQKSIINKKQVTTLPDNLSFSLAAALPNAIMGSAMPLVNRAKLQKGETVFINGATGVTGLLAFQLAQYYGASTLIVSGRNPHLLDQLKQAGANEIISLNQKDEAIIEQIKAIHQQTPIDIVIDYLWGKPIELLIRSLTSGGIHRLPHRTRVVAVGEMAGAAIHLPSAVLRSSALELIGSGLGSFSQQDLLDYKTKFLPEIFELAALGKIAINIQQETLENIEEAWTQKVEAGKKMVIQIT, encoded by the coding sequence ATGAAAGCAGCCGTTTTACATCAATTAGGTACATCGCCCATCTATTCAGATTTTCCCGAGCCTGTCCCTCAAACCGATGAGCAACTGATCGTGCATGTGAAAGCAGCGGCTGTTCATAATCTTGATAAAGGACGGGCCAGTGGGAAGCACTATGCTAACTATTCAAACCTACCAACAGTCGTTGGATTTGATGGAGTTGGTACGCTGGAAGATGGTTCAAGAGTATATGCACAAGGCGTAACGGGCATGATAGCCCAAAAATCGATCATTAATAAAAAACAGGTTACCACTCTACCCGATAATCTAAGTTTTTCACTGGCTGCGGCTCTGCCCAATGCCATCATGGGCTCGGCCATGCCCTTAGTAAATCGGGCCAAGCTGCAAAAGGGAGAAACCGTTTTCATTAATGGCGCTACGGGTGTAACTGGCCTCTTAGCGTTTCAACTGGCTCAGTACTATGGGGCATCTACCCTTATTGTGAGCGGTCGAAACCCCCATCTCTTAGATCAGTTAAAGCAAGCCGGTGCCAATGAAATCATTTCGTTAAACCAGAAAGATGAGGCTATTATTGAGCAGATAAAAGCAATTCATCAACAGACTCCCATTGATATTGTCATTGACTATTTATGGGGCAAACCCATTGAATTACTCATCAGATCCCTTACGAGTGGAGGCATTCATCGTTTGCCGCATCGGACACGCGTGGTGGCCGTTGGCGAGATGGCCGGGGCGGCAATTCACTTGCCCTCAGCCGTGTTGCGTAGTTCAGCCCTGGAATTAATAGGGTCAGGCTTGGGCAGCTTTTCGCAACAGGATTTACTCGACTACAAAACCAAATTTTTGCCTGAAATTTTCGAATTAGCGGCTCTGGGAAAAATTGCCATAAATATCCAGCAGGAAACCTTGGAAAACATCGAAGAAGCTTGGACACAAAAGGTCGAAGCGGGCAAAAAGATGGTCATTCAGATTACCTAA
- a CDS encoding family 43 glycosylhydrolase: protein MKTVNVTSLTTLLVLWLTQTVLAQIGRPFIHDPSTIAECDGKFYTFGTGGGGLISEDGWTWQGGGVRPGGGAAPDVIKLGDRYLLIYGATGGSPNHKGAILTMWNKTLDPKSPDFTYSEPVVVATSDGYEENDAIDPGVMLDPTTGRLWLTYGTYFGFTRLIELDPKTGGLKAGNKPVDVAIVCEASTLVYRDGWYYLLATHGSCCDGANSTYNVVVGRSKKITGPYLDNVGRSMLEGGGKLVVATRGGLIGPGHFGHLILEKGVEKMSIHYEADLEQGGRSVLGILPVVWKDGWPVAGEKFKEGTYEIESVRRGYGLELAVDFTRMTVGPRGFGQPSNDPIKPVQAQQLADVVKNWPTGPIKLRIGDYMSRPHQQWTITDAADTTGYLGGPYYKIVLAGTDRALAATTDADVLTVPAFTGSPEQLWRIDQLTDGTYRIMPKIVPNSGKKLVLVSSGDSTPTLAEFDFNSDNSKWNFRAH from the coding sequence ATGAAAACAGTGAACGTAACCAGCCTGACCACTTTATTGGTTTTATGGCTAACACAGACCGTACTAGCCCAGATCGGAAGACCTTTTATTCATGATCCCTCAACCATCGCTGAATGTGACGGCAAGTTTTACACCTTCGGCACAGGCGGTGGCGGATTAATATCCGAAGATGGCTGGACCTGGCAGGGTGGCGGGGTGAGACCGGGTGGTGGAGCGGCTCCTGATGTCATCAAACTTGGGGATCGTTACCTTCTCATCTATGGCGCAACCGGTGGTTCACCCAACCACAAAGGAGCGATTCTGACCATGTGGAACAAGACATTGGATCCAAAGTCCCCTGATTTTACCTATTCTGAACCGGTTGTGGTGGCAACCTCGGATGGCTATGAAGAGAACGATGCCATTGACCCCGGTGTTATGCTAGACCCGACTACGGGCCGCCTTTGGCTCACCTACGGTACCTATTTTGGCTTCACGCGTCTGATCGAATTAGACCCCAAAACAGGAGGCCTCAAGGCAGGAAATAAACCCGTCGATGTAGCGATCGTCTGTGAAGCCAGCACGTTAGTGTATCGCGACGGTTGGTACTACCTGCTGGCCACGCATGGCAGTTGTTGCGATGGGGCCAACTCGACCTACAATGTGGTGGTGGGGCGTTCCAAAAAAATAACCGGCCCTTACCTCGATAATGTAGGCAGAAGCATGCTGGAAGGGGGTGGTAAACTGGTGGTGGCTACCCGCGGAGGATTAATAGGCCCCGGGCATTTTGGACACCTCATTCTGGAGAAAGGCGTTGAAAAAATGTCCATCCATTATGAAGCTGATTTAGAACAGGGTGGCCGAAGCGTATTAGGCATACTTCCGGTGGTTTGGAAAGATGGGTGGCCTGTTGCCGGTGAGAAGTTTAAAGAAGGCACGTATGAAATCGAATCGGTACGAAGAGGATATGGCTTAGAGTTGGCCGTTGATTTTACACGAATGACCGTTGGACCACGGGGGTTTGGTCAGCCCAGCAATGACCCAATAAAACCCGTTCAGGCTCAGCAATTAGCCGATGTAGTGAAAAACTGGCCAACCGGTCCTATTAAGTTGAGAATAGGCGACTACATGTCCCGTCCCCATCAACAATGGACGATTACCGATGCGGCTGATACGACCGGCTATTTAGGTGGTCCCTATTATAAAATTGTCCTTGCCGGAACCGATCGGGCCTTAGCGGCAACTACCGATGCAGACGTACTAACCGTACCGGCATTTACCGGCTCCCCTGAACAATTATGGCGAATCGATCAATTGACGGATGGCACCTACCGGATAATGCCTAAGATCGTACCGAATTCGGGAAAGAAGTTAGTGCTGGTATCTTCCGGAGACAGCACACCGACCCTGGCAGAATTTGATTTTAACAGCGATAATTCTAAATGGAATTTCAGGGCTCACTAA
- a CDS encoding acetylxylan esterase, producing the protein MNRKYNYVLPLISLIVLSGLQLSGLTAFAQGPGPGQRLPLPPIPIKGDTTHTLSKHFTTASAAQKAPDAKGFIQRWLVLEPVKKDIVRNNIFTDNYLRTTFSADNFSTDYTTVPQNGETVNVRNQELKWYALDSKSFNVNLYHFTHAINKPTYGILVWLVTVINCPEEIKNVRMAAGCNSGCMWWLNGQEALLLSGDRDMIADNGTSARLTLKKGKNIIRGVVINGPGMANFCVRFLDEKGLPVKNLSLSYE; encoded by the coding sequence ATGAACCGAAAATACAACTACGTATTGCCGTTGATATCGTTGATCGTTTTATCAGGATTACAACTAAGTGGCCTTACCGCTTTTGCTCAGGGTCCTGGTCCGGGGCAAAGACTACCCCTACCTCCCATACCGATAAAAGGCGATACGACACATACCCTATCCAAACACTTCACGACGGCTTCTGCTGCCCAAAAAGCACCGGATGCAAAGGGATTTATTCAGCGATGGCTGGTGCTGGAACCGGTAAAGAAAGATATTGTCAGGAATAATATTTTCACCGACAATTACCTCAGAACAACGTTTTCGGCCGATAATTTTTCCACCGATTACACCACAGTCCCCCAAAATGGTGAAACAGTAAACGTGAGAAACCAGGAACTGAAGTGGTATGCGTTGGACAGCAAGTCATTCAACGTTAATTTATACCATTTTACCCACGCCATCAACAAGCCAACATACGGAATACTGGTCTGGCTGGTCACGGTCATCAATTGTCCTGAAGAAATCAAAAACGTCCGGATGGCTGCCGGATGTAATTCCGGCTGCATGTGGTGGTTGAACGGTCAGGAAGCCTTGCTGCTTTCCGGTGACCGGGATATGATTGCCGATAATGGTACCTCGGCCCGTTTAACGCTGAAAAAGGGAAAGAACATCATCCGCGGAGTCGTAATAAACGGGCCGGGTATGGCTAATTTTTGTGTCCGTTTTTTAGATGAAAAAGGATTGCCCGTAAAAAATCTCAGTTTGAGTTACGAATAA
- a CDS encoding transposase: MYSSGQYRGKAKTSNKANKPLKALLHTGAMSAIQHSQELKGYYIRKTAEGKNQMLVINNVCNKLIHRVFACVRRKEKYKDFYSPVVA; this comes from the coding sequence GTGTATTCGTCAGGACAATATAGAGGGAAAGCGAAAACTAGCAATAAAGCCAATAAGCCCCTAAAAGCTCTATTACATACGGGAGCTATGTCAGCTATCCAGCATTCTCAGGAGCTAAAGGGCTATTATATCCGTAAGACAGCCGAAGGTAAGAATCAGATGTTGGTCATAAATAATGTTTGTAACAAATTGATTCATCGCGTTTTTGCCTGCGTACGGCGGAAAGAAAAATATAAAGATTTTTATTCCCCCGTTGTTGCTTGA